One window of Deltaproteobacteria bacterium genomic DNA carries:
- a CDS encoding general secretion pathway protein GspK encodes MYDADRQHERAAPGAPAQPPDDDDEDEPPPADGQWHDGEFAGGHYTVRMTDQASLISLNKVDDALLTRVITNLMRGGNATTGMDRRKSNEVSTVVDSILDWRDTDNLKRAHGAESEYYLKRRPPYRAKNGFFDSPEELLRVRGVTPALYYGGDGMPGLRDVFSVYSRSPNIHLRSAPPAVLQALLGVDADTAADLVAQRDTDSNGFFQQVAAQVGDPHLAQLMVEEEPRTVLLEGRADTQAQRNQSSVAAVVDLTAESAEGARVLRWLDRAPWIGTVAPGSTAVQG; translated from the coding sequence ATCTACGACGCCGACCGGCAGCACGAGCGCGCCGCGCCCGGCGCCCCGGCGCAGCCGCCCGACGACGATGACGAGGACGAGCCGCCCCCCGCCGACGGGCAGTGGCACGACGGGGAGTTCGCCGGCGGCCACTACACCGTGCGCATGACCGACCAGGCGAGCCTCATCTCGCTCAACAAGGTCGACGACGCCCTGCTCACGCGGGTCATCACCAACCTCATGCGGGGCGGCAACGCCACGACGGGCATGGACCGGCGCAAGTCGAACGAGGTCTCCACGGTGGTCGACTCGATCCTCGACTGGCGGGACACCGACAACCTGAAGCGGGCGCACGGCGCCGAGAGCGAGTACTATCTGAAGCGGCGTCCGCCCTACCGGGCGAAGAACGGCTTCTTCGATTCGCCCGAGGAGCTGCTGCGCGTCCGCGGCGTCACGCCCGCGCTCTACTACGGCGGCGACGGCATGCCCGGCCTCCGCGACGTCTTCTCGGTCTACAGCCGCAGCCCCAACATCCATCTCCGGTCCGCCCCTCCCGCGGTGCTCCAGGCCCTGCTCGGTGTCGATGCAGACACGGCTGCGGATCTGGTCGCGCAGCGCGACACCGACTCGAACGGCTTCTTCCAGCAGGTCGCCGCGCAGGTCGGAGACCCGCATCTCGCACAGCTCATGGTCGAGGAGGAGCCACGCACCGTCCTGCTCGAGGGACGGGCCGACACGCAGGCGCAACGCAACCAGTCGAGCGTCGCGGCCGTGGTGGATTTGACCGCCGAGTCGGCAGAGGGCGCGCGCGTGCTCCGGTGGCTCGACCGGGCGCCGTGGATCGGCACGGTCGCCCCGGGCAGCACGGCGGTGCAGGGATGA
- the gspD gene encoding type II secretion system protein GspD, protein MQGRRISGAIGVVVAVGVAAWAGPARAQEQEAAPPPPAAAGDQPLGEEEAMVLNFERADIREVIHSLATALGISYTIDPRIEGQVTIRTNGKIAREDLFPLFNQILRNNGIAAVKVGDIYQILPVAEAKTRAIVPPSAAARQGARATDSFVIEIFPVRHVSSDEMVNILQPFVTPGGDALSYPRSNLVVVTDLQSNVARLHELVISFDTDVFHNLHARVFKMQYGDPDELANEILGLLAPYGVTPTGEGEGGVFLIPLSRLNSIVAIAFDPIMFTEIERWLKLLDIPPEESAGRQTFVYPVENAKAADLAAVLNELFGGGPGGGGGGGLGRVPGGAPAGIGLFGAGGVGGGGGRGGFGGGGGGGGRRGLTAAGGGGFGGGGGGIAPQQAAGGVPGAAGGGFAGRGAGTGGRLGGRGGIGGAAGGAGVPGAVPGAAGGARGISLPGGPAGAAGVPGQPQGPPPIFKQEVRIVADDVTNSLVVLATKRDYQLILDVVKRLDVVPRQVMLEVTIAEITLTKDLSFGIRYALAEGNLLGTLPVKDDIFHNRPPGLPVGGLLGSATRVPEGQAFAVISDRDHFQIFLNALQSRTNVKMLSAPHIIAADNREAHILVGDSIPILTSTAASTVTTQFSTVNAIQYRDTGKILTILPQVNSKGLVNMQIRQEVSAVGATAFGNTNSPSFSTREAETTVVVQDGEGVVIGGIIDDQITHERRGVPFMMDIPFLGVAFRSDSDMTKRTELILLITPYVIRNRDEARNVTEDFSSRIEGFKRLREAMQPKHRPHPSAEAPDSQPAESTPPARRPDVVPPEGAP, encoded by the coding sequence GTGCAGGGGCGAAGGATCTCGGGAGCGATCGGGGTGGTGGTCGCGGTCGGCGTGGCGGCCTGGGCCGGGCCGGCCCGCGCGCAGGAGCAGGAGGCGGCGCCGCCTCCGCCCGCTGCTGCAGGTGACCAGCCGCTCGGCGAAGAAGAGGCGATGGTGCTGAATTTCGAGCGGGCGGACATCCGGGAGGTGATCCACAGCCTCGCGACCGCGCTCGGCATCAGCTACACGATCGACCCCCGCATCGAAGGGCAGGTCACCATCCGCACCAACGGCAAGATCGCCCGCGAAGACCTGTTTCCGCTGTTCAACCAGATCCTCCGCAACAACGGCATCGCCGCGGTGAAGGTCGGCGACATCTACCAGATCCTTCCCGTCGCCGAGGCGAAGACGCGGGCCATCGTGCCGCCGTCGGCCGCGGCGAGGCAGGGCGCGCGCGCCACCGACAGCTTCGTGATCGAGATCTTCCCCGTCCGGCACGTCTCGTCGGACGAGATGGTGAACATCCTGCAGCCGTTCGTCACGCCAGGCGGCGACGCGCTCTCCTACCCGCGCTCGAACCTGGTCGTCGTGACGGATCTGCAATCGAACGTCGCGCGGCTGCACGAGCTGGTCATCTCGTTCGACACGGACGTCTTCCACAACCTGCACGCCCGCGTCTTCAAGATGCAGTACGGCGACCCGGACGAGCTGGCGAACGAGATCCTCGGGCTGCTCGCCCCCTACGGCGTGACACCCACCGGCGAGGGCGAGGGCGGCGTATTCTTGATCCCGCTCTCGCGCCTCAACTCGATCGTCGCGATTGCCTTCGACCCGATCATGTTCACCGAGATCGAACGCTGGCTGAAGCTCCTCGACATCCCGCCCGAGGAGAGCGCGGGGCGCCAGACGTTCGTCTACCCGGTGGAGAACGCCAAGGCCGCCGATCTCGCCGCGGTTCTGAACGAGCTCTTCGGCGGCGGTCCCGGCGGGGGTGGAGGCGGGGGACTCGGGCGCGTACCGGGTGGGGCGCCGGCCGGCATCGGCCTCTTCGGCGCGGGGGGCGTCGGGGGTGGTGGCGGCCGCGGCGGTTTCGGCGGCGGCGGAGGCGGCGGCGGGCGGCGCGGGCTCACGGCCGCTGGCGGCGGCGGGTTCGGCGGCGGAGGCGGCGGGATCGCGCCGCAGCAGGCCGCGGGGGGCGTGCCAGGTGCCGCCGGGGGAGGGTTTGCGGGACGCGGCGCCGGCACCGGTGGGCGCCTCGGTGGGCGCGGCGGGATCGGCGGGGCCGCCGGCGGGGCCGGGGTCCCCGGGGCGGTGCCCGGAGCCGCGGGCGGGGCGCGTGGCATCTCGCTTCCCGGCGGGCCAGCCGGAGCGGCCGGCGTACCCGGGCAGCCGCAGGGCCCGCCACCCATCTTCAAGCAGGAGGTGCGCATCGTCGCGGACGACGTCACCAACTCGCTCGTCGTCCTGGCGACCAAGCGCGACTACCAGCTGATCCTCGACGTGGTGAAGCGTCTCGACGTCGTGCCGCGGCAGGTGATGCTCGAGGTCACGATCGCCGAGATCACGCTCACCAAGGATCTCTCCTTCGGCATCCGCTACGCGCTGGCCGAAGGGAACCTACTAGGCACGCTACCCGTAAAGGATGATATCTTCCATAACCGGCCTCCGGGCCTTCCCGTCGGCGGGCTTCTCGGCAGCGCCACCAGGGTACCGGAGGGTCAGGCCTTTGCCGTGATCTCGGATCGAGACCATTTCCAGATATTCCTGAACGCGCTCCAAAGCCGTACGAACGTCAAGATGCTCTCCGCGCCCCATATCATCGCGGCGGATAACCGCGAGGCTCACATCCTGGTCGGCGACTCGATTCCCATCCTCACCTCGACTGCCGCCTCCACCGTCACGACACAGTTTTCCACCGTGAACGCCATCCAGTACCGCGACACCGGGAAGATCCTGACCATCCTGCCCCAGGTCAATTCGAAGGGGTTGGTCAACATGCAGATCCGACAGGAGGTGAGCGCCGTCGGAGCCACTGCGTTCGGAAACACCAACTCGCCTTCTTTCTCGACCCGTGAGGCAGAGACCACCGTCGTCGTGCAGGACGGTGAGGGCGTGGTGATCGGTGGAATCATCGACGATCAGATCACGCACGAACGTCGTGGAGTCCCGTTCATGATGGACATCCCGTTCCTCGGGGTCGCGTTCCGCAGCGACAGTGACATGACGAAGCGGACCGAGCTGATCCTGCTCATCACGCCCTACGTGATCCGCAACCGGGACGAGGCCAGGAATGTGACGGAGGACTTCAGCTCCCGCATCGAGGGGTTCAAGCGGCTGCGGGAGGCGATGCAGCCGAAGCACCGTCCGCACCCGTCGGCGGAGGCGCCGGACTCCCAGCCGGCGGAGAGCACACCGCCCGCCCGCCGGCCGGACGTCGTGCCACCCGAGGGCGCTCCGTGA
- a CDS encoding sodium-translocating pyrophosphatase yields the protein MIVLVMLISVLSLGFAVFLARQVLAADTGTPQMQDIAAAIKEGAEAFLRRQNRTIAVIGLGVAALIFILYAAVRPHNPNDPTTTFNMAIATTLSFVFGALCSGIAGYIGMFVSIRANLRTASAVRSSLNRALQIALRGGAVSGLFVVAMSLLGVGGLFALMRAFGVADEKIPLLIVGYGFGASLVALFAQLGGGIYTKAADVGADLVGKVEAGIPEDDPRNPAVIADLVGDNVGDCAGRGADLFESTAAENIGAMILGSGLAVSAAKAGIHFTEGMLGVMLFPLVARAFGLVASIIGIMAVRTDEDEDPMQALNRGYYVAALLAVGGFAAATRWLLHAPEQPGAWLRFFLCGLVGIATSQAFVYITQYYTEYRYRPVREIAEAAQTGPATTIITGMAVAFECTAVPTIVISLAILVSYFLGRSTGIANAGLFGTAVATMGMLATAAYILAMDTFGPITDNAGGIVEMSHQPEAIRKKTDRLDAVGNTTKALTKGYAIGSAALAAFLLFSAYLDEVRNYGFPIATVDIARPEVFVGGLLGAMLVFLFSALAIRAVSRAAQYVIKDVREQFKEKPGILAGKERPDYGRCVDIVTRGALREMVLPGVLAVFMPIVVGVVFRAAFHVGAESVAALLMVGTMSGILMATALNNGGGAWDNAKKFIETGKYGGKGSDAHKAAVVGDTVGDPFKDTAGPSLHVLIKLLSTITLVMAPLFI from the coding sequence ATGATCGTCCTCGTCATGCTGATTAGCGTGCTGTCGCTCGGCTTTGCCGTCTTCCTCGCTCGCCAGGTGCTCGCGGCCGACACCGGCACGCCGCAGATGCAGGACATCGCCGCGGCGATCAAGGAAGGCGCCGAGGCCTTTCTGCGGCGGCAGAACCGGACGATCGCGGTGATCGGCCTCGGCGTCGCGGCGCTCATCTTCATCCTCTATGCGGCGGTCCGCCCGCACAATCCGAACGACCCGACGACGACCTTCAACATGGCGATCGCGACCACGCTGTCCTTCGTCTTCGGGGCACTCTGCTCGGGCATCGCCGGCTACATCGGCATGTTCGTCTCCATCCGGGCCAACCTCCGCACCGCCTCCGCGGTGCGCTCGAGCCTCAACCGCGCGCTGCAGATCGCGCTCCGCGGCGGCGCGGTCTCGGGGCTCTTCGTCGTCGCCATGAGCCTGCTCGGCGTGGGCGGCCTCTTCGCACTCATGCGCGCCTTCGGCGTCGCCGATGAGAAGATCCCGCTGCTGATCGTCGGCTACGGCTTCGGCGCGAGCCTCGTCGCGCTCTTCGCGCAGCTTGGCGGCGGCATCTACACCAAGGCGGCCGACGTGGGCGCGGACCTGGTCGGTAAGGTCGAGGCGGGCATCCCGGAGGACGACCCCCGCAACCCGGCCGTCATCGCGGATCTCGTTGGCGACAACGTCGGCGACTGCGCGGGCCGCGGCGCCGACCTGTTCGAGTCGACGGCGGCGGAGAACATCGGCGCGATGATCCTCGGCAGCGGGCTGGCGGTGAGCGCCGCGAAGGCCGGCATCCACTTCACTGAGGGCATGCTCGGCGTGATGCTCTTCCCGCTCGTCGCGCGCGCCTTCGGTCTCGTCGCCTCGATAATCGGGATCATGGCCGTGCGCACGGACGAGGACGAGGATCCGATGCAGGCGCTCAACCGCGGCTACTACGTCGCGGCCCTCCTGGCGGTCGGCGGCTTCGCGGCTGCCACCCGCTGGCTGCTGCACGCGCCGGAGCAGCCCGGCGCGTGGCTGCGGTTCTTCCTGTGCGGCCTGGTCGGCATCGCGACCTCGCAGGCGTTCGTCTACATCACGCAGTACTACACCGAGTACCGCTACCGTCCGGTGCGCGAGATCGCCGAAGCGGCGCAGACGGGACCGGCCACGACCATCATCACGGGGATGGCCGTCGCGTTCGAGTGCACCGCGGTCCCGACCATCGTCATCTCGCTCGCCATCCTGGTCTCGTACTTCCTCGGCCGCTCGACGGGCATCGCCAACGCGGGTCTCTTCGGGACGGCGGTCGCCACCATGGGCATGCTCGCCACCGCGGCCTACATCCTCGCCATGGACACCTTCGGCCCGATCACGGACAACGCAGGCGGTATCGTCGAGATGAGCCACCAGCCGGAGGCGATCCGCAAGAAGACCGACCGGCTCGACGCCGTCGGCAACACGACGAAGGCGCTCACCAAGGGCTACGCCATCGGCTCGGCCGCCCTCGCCGCGTTCCTCCTCTTCTCGGCCTACCTCGACGAGGTCCGCAACTACGGGTTCCCGATCGCCACCGTCGACATCGCGCGGCCCGAGGTCTTCGTCGGCGGGCTCCTCGGCGCGATGCTCGTCTTCCTCTTCTCGGCGCTCGCCATCCGCGCCGTCAGCCGGGCGGCCCAGTACGTCATCAAGGACGTGCGGGAGCAGTTCAAGGAGAAGCCCGGCATCCTCGCCGGCAAGGAACGCCCCGACTACGGCCGCTGCGTGGACATCGTGACCCGCGGGGCGCTGCGCGAGATGGTACTGCCCGGCGTCCTGGCCGTCTTCATGCCGATCGTCGTCGGCGTCGTCTTCCGCGCCGCCTTCCACGTGGGGGCGGAGTCCGTCGCCGCGCTCCTCATGGTCGGCACGATGAGCGGCATCCTGATGGCGACGGCCCTCAACAATGGCGGCGGAGCCTGGGACAACGCCAAGAAATTCATCGAGACGGGCAAGTACGGCGGCAAGGGCTCGGACGCCCACAAGGCGGCCGTCGTCGGCGACACGGTGGGCGACCCGTTCAAGGACACGGCGGGGCCGAGCCTGCACGTGCTGATCAAGCTGCTCAGCACGATCACGCTCGTCATGGCGCCGCTGTTCATTTGA